The genomic window ttggtgcgaccgatcacaaagtGTCGTCAaaatcctttaacgggagtccaatgaaacttgcagttccaacaggggtggaccataatgagagaggtgttagaggtttggttccacattataattaaagagatggttggtgtcatgtggggacacattgcaagcgggcatacattttgtatgtcggggttgattctggataggtaagagtttaacctgttacagtatccagatcaaagttgcgctagagtgactcgcgtttccctggggagtatgcgttcctcttacgCTAGTTTTgcgtactgttctttgagtactggattcgccgggcaattcctggcataaaggtccgacgcctgtttgtggagtttgcTGAGGAACTGCTAGTGATTTTTtgacttcatacggctgagttctcaggtgccgtatttcctcataatgcttacggagatgactccttaagcccctcggcggtgttggctcatcaatcagatgtctgttgggatgacagggtttctgggtattcaacaggaacagtttggttagcatctcatttatctccctaatggggagtattctcgccgcattatgtaggtggtgttctggggacataagaagacagcccgtggcggttttaagagcagtattttggcaggcctgtagcttcttccagtgagcagTTTTTAGGCTTTACGACCTATAAGCGGGTGGTCCTGACGCGGGATGGGAGGCGGAgccccaaaaataattttttttgcaagaTTTAGAAGTCTTCGTAAGGCAAGTCTTAGTTTTGGCATCTTAGAGGATCCCTCTACAAACGCTTATTTGTTGTCAAAGCGTGGCACACTAATGGAAAACAATACCTCTAGGTATTCACATTGAAATTGGACTCTCATTCGTTTTGGAATGTCTTCCAGTAGCCCAAGCcaacaatacaaaaataattttcttatatgAATTATTTGTCATGTTTGGAAGAACTACCTTGCAGTGGGATCAAATAATACCAGCCtttatatcaaatttcaaaaaaaattcaaaaaaatacgaCCGAGGCATTAAGCTTTTTCTGTTATTGATAAACAAATACTCGCGAATAATACCAAAACAACATTTTTCTCAACCCCTGCAACTAGTAAATACTCACATTTTGATTGTACGGATTGTTGGTTAGTCTCATGTCGCGTTGATACAACACTCGGTCGAATCGTTCATCCATATTGCGTCGGTAGCCCTATTGAATAAgacataaaaaatataacaaagtTTCTAAAGCTATAATGCACAATTATTTGATGCGGTGaattgaatattttcataaatAATTAGTGCGCTAATATGTATAAGAAATGTGAAATATTGCGATCCAGCAGACGATTATATAAGTTGTCCGTGTCATCCGGTATATGTTGGGTTCATCGTTATTCACTTACATTGCCCAGAGTCCATTTGTTAAGTCCCCACATAGCATATATAGGCACTGTGAGGACAACGGAAATAATTCCAGCTGCAGGTAAGATTTCGTACCACATTTTGGTTAGATTTGCGTTAATTGGATAAAAATTTGGGGCAATAACCAACGAAAAATCTCGGAACAacacaaatcttttttttttcttgttttgagGATCAGCTGttaactgtcaaaaaaaaaaatagccgcGCTGAATAAGAAAAACTTGACGGCGTTGTATTGTGAACGCTTTCCTCGTAACCCGTCAATAACGCTTCGGGTAGATGGCATGAGCTAGATCGGAtttttaaccctagaaagataaattttttttttaccctagaaagaaaacgtacgtctgagagacgtgttccagtttaaggaccctaaagatat from Eurosta solidaginis isolate ZX-2024a chromosome 3, ASM4086904v1, whole genome shotgun sequence includes these protein-coding regions:
- the ND-MWFE gene encoding NADH dehydrogenase [ubiquinone] 1 alpha subcomplex subunit 1, with protein sequence MWYEILPAAGIISVVLTVPIYAMWGLNKWTLGNGYRRNMDERFDRVLYQRDMRLTNNPYNQNGLDSIPDEKN